From Schistocerca cancellata isolate TAMUIC-IGC-003103 chromosome 6, iqSchCanc2.1, whole genome shotgun sequence, a single genomic window includes:
- the LOC126088389 gene encoding V-type proton ATPase 21 kDa proteolipid subunit c''-like: MGASSHAPDIFWFLTATSPYMWAITGIVSSVAVSITGAALGIYTTGTSIVGGSVKAPRIQTRNLISIIFCEAVAIYGIITAIILSGAMKEFQLDEAESNPAFKERNWFSGYLIFGSGLSVGLVNLFSGLSVGIVGSGAALADAAFPIVFVRMLIIEIFASAIGLFGLIVGVYLTSKIHMGD; the protein is encoded by the coding sequence ATGGGTGCATCATCTCACGCTCCAGACATTTTCTGGTTTTTGACAGCGACAAGCCCGTACATGTGGGCCATAACCGGCATAGTATCTTCTGTGGCAGTGTCCATAACTGGAGCGGCATTGGGCATTTATACGACTGGAACCAGCATCGTTGGTGGCAGTGTGAAGGCTCCGCGCATCCAGACAAGGAATCTCATCTCGATCATTTTTTGTGAAGCAGTTGCTATTTATGGCATCATCACAGCTATAATTCTTAGTGGCGCAATGAAGGAATTCCAACTGGATGAAGCAGAAAGTAATCCAGCATTTAAAGAAAGAAACTGGTTTTCTGGTTATTTGATTTTCGGTTCTGGGCTCAGCGTGGGGCTGGTGAATTTGTTTTCCGGTTTGTCCGTTGGGATTGTTGGATCAGGAGCAGCATTAGCAGACGCCGCCTTTCCAATAGTATTCGTCAGAATGCTTATTATTGAGATATTTGCGAGTGCAATTGGATTGTTTGGTCTGATTGTTGGAGTTTATTTAACTTCTAAAATACATATGGGTGACTAA